In Cervus elaphus chromosome 3, mCerEla1.1, whole genome shotgun sequence, the following proteins share a genomic window:
- the ARHGAP9 gene encoding rho GTPase-activating protein 9 isoform X6 produces the protein MEGTQTLNTDNGILQRQPKDVESGPKTSELFDSQGSPYLCRRTSQLDPDKPSSLQCPRPLPTVLDDPHEVEKSGLLNMTKIAQGGRKLRKNWGPSWVVLAGNSLVFYREQPPTAPSTAWGPAGSRPESSVDLRGAALAHGRHLSSRRHVLHIRTVPGHEFLLQSDQEAELRAWHSALRAVIERLDRENPLEGRLSGSGPAELEELSPGEDEEEELEPASKSLLRISSRRSSSRCPDAAEQNRVRNKLKRLIAKRPPLQTLQERGLLRDQVFGCQLESLCQREGDTVPGFVRLCVAAVDKRGLDVDGIYRVSGNLAVVQKLRFLVDRERAITSDGRYMFPEQPGQEGRLDLDSAEWDDIHVITGALKLFLRELPQPLVPSLLLPDFRAAIALTESEQCLSQIQELISSMPKPNRDTLRYLLEHLCRVIAHSDKNRMTPHNLGIVFGPTLFRPEQDASDPVAHVLYPGQVVQLMLTNFTRLFP, from the exons ATGGAGGGGACACAGACCTTGAATACGGACAATGGTATCCTGCAACGTCAGCCAAAGGACGTAGAATCTGGTCCCAAGACATCAGAACTTTTCGACTCCCAG GGTTCACCCTACCTCTGCAGACGCACCTCCCAGCTGGACCCCGACAAGCCTTCATCTTTGCAGTGCCCTCGGCCTCTGCCGACAGTCCTAGATGACCCCCAC GAGGTGGAAAAGTCGGGCCTGCTCAATATGACCAAGATCGCCCAGGGCGGGCGCAAGCTCCG GAAGAACTGGGGCCCCTCTTGGGTGGTATTAGCGGGTAACAGCCTGGTGTTCTACCGAGAACAGCCGCCGACCGCCCCCTCCACGGCCTGG GGACCAGCGGGTAGCCGGCCCGAGAGCAGCGTGGACCTGCGGGGGGCGGCCCTGGCCCACGGCCGCCACCTGTCCAGCCGACGCCACGTGCTGCAC ATCCGCACGGTCCCGGGCCACGAGTTCCTGCTGCAGTCTGACCAGGAGGCTGAGCTGCGGGCCTGGCACAGCGCGCTGCGGGCGGTCATCGAGCGCCTG GATCGGGAGAACCCCCTGGAGGGGCGTCTGTCCGGCTCGGGACCTGCGGAACTGGAGGAGCTGAGCCCCGGGGAGGATGAGGAAGAGGAGTTGGAGCCAGCGTCCAAGTCTCTGCTGCGGATCAGCAGCCGCCGGAGCTCCA GTCGGTGTCCCGACGCAGCAGAGCAGAACCGCGTGCGGAACAAACTAAAGCGGCTGATCGCCAAGAGGCCGCCCTTGCAAACCCTGCAGGAGCGGGGTCTGCTCCGAG ACCAGGTGTTCGGCTGCCAGTTGGAGTCTCTGTGCCAGCGCGAGGGGGACACCGTGCCCGGCTTTGTGCGGCTCTGCGTTGCTGCCGTGGACAAGCGAG GTCTGGATGTGGATGGCATTTACCGGGTGAGCGGGAACTTGGCAGTGGTCCAGAAGCTTCGCTTCTTGGTGGACAGAG AGCGGGCCATCACTTCTGATGGGAGGTACATGTTTCCGGAACAGCCAGGACAAG aAGGCCGATTAGATTTGGACAGTGCCGAATGGGATGACATTCATGTGATCACGGGAGCCCTGAAACTTTTCCTTAGGGAGCTACCCCAGCCTCTGGTGCCCTCACTACTGCTGCCCGATTTTCGTGCTGCCATTG CCCTCACTGAATCAGAACAGTGCCTCTCTCAAATACAAGAATTAATAAGCTCAATGCCAAAGCCCAACCGTGACACTCTGCGGTACCTCCTGGAGCATTTATGCAG GGTGATAGCACACTCAGACAAGAACCGCATGACCCCCCACAACCTGGGAATTGTGTTTGGACCAACCCTGTTTCGGCCGGAGCAGGACGCATCGGATCCAGTGGCCCATGTCCTCTACCCTGGGCAGGTCGTCCAGCTGATGCTCACCAACTTCACCAGACTCTTCCCCTGA